CGCCTCCAGGCATTCCCTGCCCAGATCCGCCGTGCCGGAATGGCAGAGCGTGACCGTGGCGTTGGCGCAGGCTCCGCTCTGGCCGAGCATGAGCGCCAGGGGCTTGCCCACGATGTTGCTGCGGCCCACCACCACGGCCTTCTTGCAGGCCGGAGAGAGGTTGTAGCGCCGCAGCAGCTCCATGACTCCGGCCGGGGTGCAGGAGCGGAACCCGGGCAGGCCCAGGGTCAGCTTGCCCACGTTCACCGGATGGAAGCCGTCCACGTCCTTGCCAGGGTCGATGAGCTCCAGGCAGCGCTGGCCGTCCAGCCCGGCGGGCAGGGGCAGCTGGAGCAGGATGCCGTCCACGGTCACATCGCGGTTGAGCCGCTGGATGAGGCCCTCCAACTCGTTCTGGGAGGTCTCCACCGGGAGGTGAAAGGGGAAGGAAACGATGCCCGCCTCGGCGCAGGCCCGCTCCTTGTTGCGCACGTAGACCTGCGAGGCCGGGTCCTGGCCCACCAGGATCACGGCCAGACCCGGGGCGCGGCCGTAGCGGGCCTTGAGCGTCTCGACCTCTTCGCGGATCTCGGCGCGGATTTCCTGGGCCACCTTCTTGCCGTCCAGAAGGATCATGGGGTTCTCCCTTGTGCTTGAGGATTCGGAAGCCGGAACGGCCCTCCGGGCCGACGCTTCCGTACGGGATCATACGGACAGGCGGGGCCGAGGGCAAGGACGGACGCGAATGCGGCGGGGGACGACGAAAAAGGGGCGTCGGCGGAGGAACCGCCGACGCCCCGCATAGGAGCGCCGCAGAAAGGCGGGAGCCTATTCCTCCTCGCCGCCGAACCAGCTTTCCCCGAGGATCGGGCCGTAGTAGATGGCCTCCTCGTCCAGATCCTCCTCGATGCGCAGGAGCTGGTTGTACTTGGCCAAG
This is a stretch of genomic DNA from Desulfovibrio aminophilus DSM 12254. It encodes these proteins:
- the folD gene encoding bifunctional methylenetetrahydrofolate dehydrogenase/methenyltetrahydrofolate cyclohydrolase FolD; translation: MILLDGKKVAQEIRAEIREEVETLKARYGRAPGLAVILVGQDPASQVYVRNKERACAEAGIVSFPFHLPVETSQNELEGLIQRLNRDVTVDGILLQLPLPAGLDGQRCLELIDPGKDVDGFHPVNVGKLTLGLPGFRSCTPAGVMELLRRYNLSPACKKAVVVGRSNIVGKPLALMLGQSGACANATVTLCHSGTADLGRECLEADFLFVAVGRPRFVTGDMIKPGAVVVDVGINRTDDGLVGDCDFESVKEKASALTPVPGGVGPMTIAQLLKNTIDGYKAHVGAKE